A single region of the Malaclemys terrapin pileata isolate rMalTer1 chromosome 2, rMalTer1.hap1, whole genome shotgun sequence genome encodes:
- the LOC128832973 gene encoding eukaryotic translation initiation factor 3 subunit A-like: MEGTSAAANSSSLPPPSRRLSQIRRRKKRTREDMFSEIMESSCSDRAHVNEWKETVSKYRKEVSEREERRDQREERRDQREERRDARDERWRQEDQRMKDATLGLLRRLVEVQERLLENRLPLQPLFHPPPSPCSVSSSPRRVRTRGGRLRTPSHSTPVDSPSKRLSFF, encoded by the exons atggaagggacctcag cagctgcaaattcctcaagcctccctcctccatcccgaaggttatcacagataaggcgtcgtaagaagagaacgcgagaggacatgttttctgaaattatggaatccagctgcagtgacagagctcatgtgaatgagtggaaggaaacagtttcaaagtataggaaagaagtcagtgaacgtgaggagaggagggaccaacgtgaggagaggagggaccaacgtgaggagaggagagacgctcgagatgagaggtggcggcaggaagaccagaggatgaaggatgcaacgctggggctgctccggcgtctggtggaggttcaggaacggctgctggaaaacagactgccgcttcagcccctgttccaccctcccccctccccatgttccgtatcctcctcacccagacgtgtaagaacgcggggggggaggctccgtacaccttcccattccaccccagtagacagcccaagcaaaaggctgtcatttttttaa